Proteins found in one Lycium ferocissimum isolate CSIRO_LF1 chromosome 6, AGI_CSIRO_Lferr_CH_V1, whole genome shotgun sequence genomic segment:
- the LOC132059647 gene encoding auxin response factor 18-like, with translation MINIMNKPMNEVERGLDPQLWHACASGMVQMASVNSKAFYFPQGHAEHANKNVDFGGFPKIPSLTLCKVSSIRYLADTETDEVYAKIRLVPLKGNECDGDDVDGAGFLGIDNKNENNNQEKPNSFAKTLTQSDANNGGGFSVPRYCAETIFPRLDYSAEPPVQTILAKDVHGEVWKFRHIYRGTPRRHLLTTGWSNFVNQKKLVAGDSIVFLRAENGDLCVGIRRAKRGIGTEVPNSGWNGNYASSLYQGFLSEDEKKFIRNDGMRGKSKVRAESVIEAAKLAACGQPFEVVYYPRASTPEFVVKASSVRAAMRVQWSSGMRFKMPFETEDSSRISWFMGTISSVHVDDPVHWPNSPWRLLQVHWDEPDLLQNVKRVSPWLVELVSNMPPIHLSPFSPPRKKLRVPQPHEFPMAGQLSLLTNPLSPSSPLCCISDNIPAGIQGARHALSSTHLHFNKLQAGLLPFGFKDSVPPPRRGSFITSFHDDVNISCLLTMGNTTTVQTQTPMFMLFGKPILTEQQMSLSCSSETVGNSSSNGNPEKMMHLSEGSGSTVVHNENSSGEVLPCYKDQKPEFGLETGHCKVFMESEDVGRTLDLSVLGSYEELYKNLADMFGVGTSEMLSNVLYQDFTGAVKHTGDEPFSRFVKTARRLTILTDSGSDNIRR, from the exons ATGATTAATATTATGAACAAACCTATGAATGAAGTTGAGAGAGGTTTGGATCCTCAGTTATGGCATGCCTGTGCTAGTGGTATGGTCCAAATGGCATCAGTGAACTCAAAAGCCTTTTACTTTCCTCAGGGTCATGCTGAACATGCCAACAAGAATGTTGATTTTGGGGGTTTCCCTAAAATTCCATCCCTAACTCTTTGTAAGGTGTCATCCATAAGGTATTTGGCTGATACTGAGACTGATGAGGTGTATGCCAAGATAAGATTGGTTCCGCTGAAAGGCAATGAATGTGATGGTGATGATGTTGATGGTGCTGGATTTCTAGGGATTGATAATAAGAATGAGAATAATAATCAAGAGAAACCTAATTCATTTGCTAAGACATTGACGCAGTCTGATGCAAACAATGGTGGGGGTTTCTCTGTGCCAAGATATTGTGCTGAGACCATATTCCCGCGCCTGGATTACTCGGCTGAGCCGCCGGTCCAGACCATTTTGGCCAAGGATGTTCATGGGGAGGTCTGGAAGTTTAGACATATCTATAGGGGGACGCCAAGGAGGCATCTTTTGACAACTGGTTGGAGCAATTTTGTGAACCAAAAGAAGCTTGTTGCAGGGGATTCAATTGTGTTCTTGAGGGCGGAAAACGGGGATCTTTGTGTTGGGATCCGGAGGGCGAAACGAGGGATTGGCACAGAGGTGCCAAACTCTGGATGGAATGGGAATTATGCATCCTCACTCTATCAGGGGTTTTTGAGTGAAGATGAGAAGAAGTTCATCCGAAATGATGGTATGAGGGGAAAAAGTAAAGTTAGAGCCGAATCTGTCATTGAAGCAGCAAAACTTGCTGCCTGTGGCCAGCCATTTGAGGTGGTTTACTATCCCCGAGCAAGCACACCGGAGTTTGTGGTCAAGGCCTCTTCTGTAAGAGCTGCAATGAGAGTCCAATGGTCGTCTGGGATGAGGTTCAAAATGCCTTTTGAGACTGAAGATTCCTCAAGGATAAGCTGGTTCATGGGGACCATATCGTCTGTTCATGTTGATGATCCCGTCCACTGGCCTAATTCTCCATGGCGCCTTCTCCAG GTACATTGGGATGAGCCAGATTTGCTTCAAAATGTGAAGAGAGTGAGTCCATGGTTGGTTGAGTTGGTATCAAATATGCCGCCCATCCATCTCTCTCCGTTCTCTCCACCAAGAAAGAAGTTGAGGGTTCCACAACCCCATGAATTTCCCATGGCTGGGCAACTCTCACTTCTCACCAACCCTTTAAGCCCCAGCAGCCCTTTGTGTTGTATATCAGACAACATTCCTGCAGGCATACAGGGAGCCAGGCATGCTTTATCTTCAACGCATCTCCACTTCAACAAACTGCAGGCAGGACTGCTGCCATTTGGATTCAAAGATTCTGTCCCGCCTCCTAGACGTGGCAGCTTCATCACCAGTTTTCACGATGATGTGAATATCTCCTGCCTATTAACCATGGGAAATACGACTACTGTGCAAACACAAACACCAATGTTCATGTTATTTGGTAAACCCATTCTCACCGAGCAGCAAATGTCCCTGAGCTGCTCTAGTGAAACAGTTGGCAACAGTTCATCTAATGGGAATCCGGAGAAGATGATGCATCTCTCCGAGGGTTCAGGATCAACCGTTGTTCATAATGAAAATTCTTCAGGTGAAGTGCTTCCTTGTTATAAAGATCAGAAACCTGAATTTGGTTTGGAGACCGGTCACTGCAAGGTTTTCATGGAATCCGAGGATGTAGGCCGAACACTTGACCTTTCAGTCCTTGGCTCGTACGAAGAGTTGTATAAAAATCTAGCTGACATGTTTGGAGTTGGAACATCAGAGATGCTGAGCAATGTGCTTTACCAAGACTTTACTGGTGCTGTTAAGCACACTGGAGATGAACCATTCAG TCGGTTTGTTAAGACAGCAAGGCGGCTTACCATCTTAACAGATTCTGGCAGCGATAACATACGGAGATAG